From a region of the Sinorhizobium sp. B11 genome:
- a CDS encoding SDR family oxidoreductase, with translation MTGIKGKTVLITGASSGIGAGTARELGAAGAKLMIGARRTNRLEELAKEIRSSGGTVEFRALDVTDRADVEAFARVTVDAFGSIDVLINNAGVMPLSLMSSLKVEEWDRMVDVNIKGVLYGIAAVLPIMNAQERGQIINISSIGGLSVVPTAAVYCATKYAVRAISDGLRQENKKLRVTCIYPGVVESELAETITEPFSAEAMVSFREIALKPDAIARAIRFAIEQPEDVDINDITVRPTASMGM, from the coding sequence ATGACTGGTATCAAAGGCAAGACAGTTCTGATTACTGGCGCCAGCAGCGGCATCGGCGCCGGCACCGCACGCGAACTGGGCGCGGCTGGCGCAAAGCTCATGATCGGCGCGCGCCGCACCAACCGGCTCGAGGAACTGGCAAAGGAAATCCGCAGTAGCGGCGGCACGGTGGAATTCCGTGCGCTCGACGTTACCGACCGGGCCGATGTCGAGGCCTTCGCCAGGGTAACGGTGGATGCCTTCGGCAGCATCGACGTGCTCATCAACAATGCCGGCGTGATGCCGCTCTCTCTGATGTCCTCGCTCAAGGTCGAGGAATGGGATCGCATGGTCGACGTCAACATCAAGGGTGTTCTCTATGGCATCGCCGCCGTGCTGCCGATCATGAACGCGCAGGAGCGTGGGCAGATCATCAACATCTCCTCGATCGGAGGTCTGTCGGTCGTGCCGACCGCGGCGGTCTATTGCGCGACGAAATATGCGGTGCGGGCGATTTCCGATGGGCTTCGCCAGGAAAACAAGAAGCTGCGCGTAACCTGCATCTATCCGGGCGTCGTCGAATCCGAGCTGGCGGAGACGATCACCGAACCCTTCTCGGCCGAGGCGATGGTCTCCTTCCGCGAGATCGCCCTGAAGCCTGACGCTATCGCGCGGGCAATCCGCTTCGCCATCGAGCAGCCCGAGGATGTCGATATCAACGACATTACCGTCCGCCCGACGGCCAGTATGGGCATGTGA
- a CDS encoding Atu4866 domain-containing protein: protein MRIREAIVGAALSFAAPSPVFSEESKVQNHPYLGMWITGDGHIRQELLPNGRYDEARGTRTSAYRGRYEVTGDHIEYWDDTGFTADGDFIDGVLHHGGMIFYRDGKKQE, encoded by the coding sequence ATGCGGATCCGCGAGGCTATTGTCGGGGCGGCTCTTTCGTTTGCCGCTCCATCTCCGGTCTTCTCAGAGGAAAGCAAAGTGCAGAACCATCCCTATCTCGGCATGTGGATTACTGGTGACGGCCATATCCGCCAGGAATTGCTGCCGAACGGCCGTTATGACGAGGCGCGCGGTACGCGAACGAGCGCCTATCGGGGCCGCTATGAGGTGACCGGCGATCATATCGAATATTGGGACGATACCGGTTTTACCGCCGATGGCGATTTCATCGACGGCGTGCTGCATCACGGCGGAATGATCTTCTACCG